The Cytobacillus firmus genome segment GCGAGAGAACGCGGGGAATATATTTTGTAAAAAAGTCCTGTCTTAAATCTTCGTTCGTCTTTGTTCGAATTTTGTATTTTATCGTTGTATCCTGTTTCGAAGTTCCTGTTGTAGAGGCATCACCCGGGCCAAAGAACATTAACAGCGCTTCCCACCAGCGGTTAACGGCATCCTGAACCATCGCTCTTTGCTCGTCGGTTCCTTCCGCCAGCGCCATGATGATGGCTTCACCATGCTGGGCATGAAAAACCTCTTCTGCACAAATTCTCTTAAGTGCTCTTGCATAAGGGCCGTATGAGGCGTTAAGCATATTGGTCTGGGTAATGATTGCTGCACCGTCAACCAGCCAGCCAATCAGACCGGCATCTCCCCATGTAGGGGCTTCCATATGAAAGACATTATGGAACTTCAGTTTGCCGCTGAATAAATCCTGCATAATATCTTCACGGGTTTTGCCTAGAGGTTTCATTAAGTCCTCTGCAACACGAAGCAGCAGCTGACCATGTCCCATCTCATCCTGCACCTTCGCCATGATCCCCAGCTTGCGTTTTAAAGAAGGGGCTTTCGGCACCCATTCCTTTTCAGGAAGTGCTCCCATAATTTCACTGATTCCATGCATTGAAATTAATTTGATTAATGTCATACGATAATCTTCCGGCATCCAATCATCCGCTTCAATTTTTTCTCCTGCATTAATGCGCTTCATGAACTGCTCATATTTTTGTTCTTCCGTCATCTCTTGAAAGAAAAGAGCTTCTGACATGTGTTTCACCCCCAGTGAGTTTAAAATAATTCATTCAGGTAACTGAATTTACCATGGCCTGATTAACAACCCTGACAGCTTTCCCTTCCGATCTCGGCAGCGTTTTGGGCGGATGGAGAACAAGTCTGAAGGTAATAAAGCAGTTTTGTTTCAATGCTTCCTGAATCTTCTTTTTTACGAATTCCGCTTCCCCCATATCCCTATAAAACTCTTCGCCCCATTCAGCATGAAGCTCTAAAGCTTTTAAGCTTCCCTTTTTATGCACGTGGATCTGATAATGAGGAGCAAGCTCCGGCATCTGAAGAATACACCGCTCAATTTCGGACGGAAAGACGTTTACACCATTTACATTGAGCATATCGTCGATTCGGCCTTTCACACGGCTCATGCGGATCGTGGTTCTTCCGCACGCACATTTCTCTTTTGAAAGGGAGGCGATGTCCCCGGTCCGATAGCGGATGACAGGAAAAGCTTCCTTCGTTAAACTGGTAAAAACAAGCTCACCTTCTTCTCCATTTGGAAGCGGTGTCATTTTTATTGGATCGATCACCTCTGCAAAAAAGTGATCCTCTGCAATGTGCAGCCCATCCTGAGCTTCATGGCATTCCATGGCTACACCTGGTCCCAGAACTTCACTCAGCCCATAAATATCGCATGCTTTAATCCCAAGTTTAGCTTCAAGCGCTTTCCGCATTTCTTCAGACCAGGGTTCAGCCCCAAATATCCCAAATTTTAATGAGGTACTTGCCGGGTCGATTCCCCGCTCCTCCATCTTCTCTGCTAAATTCAAAATATATGAAGGAGTTCCGCAAATAACCTCCGGCTTAAAGTCCTGAATCAGCATAATTTGTCTCTCTGTATTTCCTCCAGAAACAGGTACGGTTGCCATGCCAAGCTGTTCGCTGCCATAATGCAGGCCCAATCCGCCGGTAAACAGCCCGTAGCCATAAGCATTATGCAATATCTGACCAGGTTCACCTCCTCCTAAGGAGATTGCCCTGGCTATCAGATTGCTCCACATTTCGATGTCATTCCGGGTGTAGCCCACTACAGTCGGCTTTCCGCTCGTTCCTGAAGAAGCGTGCAGACGCACAATTTCTTTTTTATCCACAGCAAAAAGCCCGAATGGGTAATGTTCCCGCAAATCTGCTTTCACAGTAAAGGGCAGCTTTTGAATATCATCCAGGCTGGAAACGTCTTGAGGCGCAATATTACTTTCCAAAAACTTTTTCTGATAAAAAAGCACATGGTTATATACTCTCTCCACTGTCTGCCTGAGCCGGTCCAGCTGCAATTCCTCTATCTTATCGCGGCTTTCCGTTTCAATATCATGCAGAATCAAGACATGACCTCCCAGAATATTAGGATAATAATTTAATATAACGTTTAAATATCGTTAGATAAAATAAGTGTTATATATTTAACACAAAGATACCGTGTAAACAGGAAAAAGTCAACTTATTTTCTGAAAATTTACTTATTTATTCTAAAGTTAATAAAAAGACCTAGCCCATATATAATAAAGGGCTAGGTAAAAATTCTCAGGACCATTCTTTTAACTTATTCACTATGTTATTCTTCCATTTAGATATTAATGGCTCTTCACCTTTTGCTGTTTTTTGTTTCTGCCATTCGTTATAGCTTGCTGCAGAAATTAGAATAGAGCCGGCAATTAAAAGGTACGCCCACCAAGGGAGGTTCCCCCAATATGGTCTGGTTTGAAGCAGTACATTCAGGAGCAGAACCCCGGAACCTACAAAGAAATAAGACTTTATCCTCCAAAAAGTGCCAGCAAGCATCGAGATCAGAGAGAGCGTGCCGACTATAAGTGCATCATAAACCGTATTACTTGCAAGGCCATCCTGTACAAGCAGCAAGGATACTGCTATGAGAACTCCCCACTGAATTTTACTGGTCAGCTTAGAGTACTTCCCTTTCAGGACTTTCCTGATAAATATAATCAGTATGATCCAAGGGAGAACATATGCCTCTCTTATAACAAGATCCGGTATTTCAATAATCCTTAATATACTATAATATGGCTCCAGTAATACTGCTCCTGCCAGCAATTCAGGCAGCCTATAGTATTTGGATGTCACTCTGTTCCTTTGTAAAAATAAAAATGCGCTAATCAGTAGTCCAGGGAGAACTTCCGCCCATAGGGAAACCGCCGGAAAAAGATAAGCGGTAAGCAAAAATAGCAGGGAAATAATTGTGTAGCTATCAGCTTTTTTGCCCATGAAAATTTTGGCATATACCATCTTGCCGATGAAAACCGCAGCCATGCCGAAGCCTGCGGCAATCATAATTTTCATATCTGGAGCAATACCGTTAATGAATAGGAATTTAAGTACTGCTGCATACAGTAAAACCAATGGAATAACACCTAATATATCAAGCCTGGTTCTATGCATATATAAGTTTATCCCTGCTGCGTAGATAATAGTTACGATAAACGGGAGAACTCCAAAGGGATATGACGCCAGAAAAGCCAATAGCCCCATCACAGACCAGGGTATAAAAAAGTAAACACTCCTCTGTTTATCCTGAGTTTTACCAGTCATCCAGAATATGAGTACCGCACAGCTGACTGATAATATGGCATACTCACTATAGCTCTCCTCCCAAATATGCTCCATCCCTGTCAAAATCACCATAAACAAAGTTATAAATGAGCTGTAAAGGAATATTTTTACTTTCCACTCATTAGCAGAAACCTTGAAACTGATCCAATAGACTGCCAGGGTGGCTATAAATGGCCAGATACTATTTTCCCTATAAAGGAAAAATGTCAGGATCATGGCAAAAGGCATGAAGATATGGCCAATCCAGCTAAACCCTCTAGCCAGGACAACGTCTTTTTTTGATATATAAAAAGCCGAACCAAGGAGGATCCATGCCCCTAAAGGAAATTGAACCCAATTAAAAAATGTAATGTTAAATGGTAAACCAATCAAAATCATAAAGTAAGCAAAAAGTGAAATCGATGCTGTCACAAACGGAATCCAGCTTTGCTTATGGAATTGATACAGGGCAAGGTACATTGCTATACCGCCTATAAATACTGCAGGTCTCATCCAAACTTCATTGATCGTCAAAGCAGTGGCAGTAAACAGTGAGATTGTATAAAATCCCAGCGAAATTAAAAACACGTTTTTGGCTTGAGTTTGGTGCCCTTTCTTAGAAAGAATGACATAAAGGATAAGGAGGGCTATACTTGCCATTACGGTATTCATGGCCATACCCAGCTCATTCTGATAAAAGCTTGAATAACTTCGCAGATGTTCACCATAAAACATAAAGGCAAACCCGATTGTCAATGGAGTAGCCCAGGGAATCGTTTCTGTATAAAAGATTCTATTTTCAGCCTTATTCATGAGGTACAGCACAAAGCTGAAGATTAATAGCATGGTGCCTGCAGCAAGCCAATCGAGAAGTCCTGCAGCTATTACAGCCGCAAACAGCATAATACTGACTGCCACATCGCGTGAGCTTGATTCCACGACTTTTAAGAACGGATATTTAAGCAGATACCCTAAACTGATAAAAAGCACAAAGCCAATGATGAAAACAGGTATAGATAGATTGGTGAACGGGATGGCTTTATCCAGCATAAGAACTGCTTGGAATAGGGCAGAAGCTAAAAACACAGGTGCCAGGTAAGCAAACAGCCTGTTTCCCATAATATTTGCCAAATATATAAACTGCCCCGCGAGTATTGTATAAGCCAGCAGCAGTGATACAGAGGGTTCCCCGGCCGTTAATAGGATTCCTTCGATTGAAATATAAAGAAAAGCAAGTATCGAAACTCCTGCACTGGTCAGTCTGAAAATCTTCTCCCAGGAATATTGCTTATCCATAACCATAGGAACAAACAGAAAACCAATTCCTGCTAGCGCATAGAAAACCGGGCCAGCTGCATCTAACATACTATTTTCAATCAGCTGATAGGCACCATAGACAATCAGTAAGCTGAAGACGAAATGAAACTCCTTCCTGCCTGTTACATACACCATCGATAAATACACAGCTGCAGTCAGCAGGATATTCACACTGTAAAAAACATGGCTATTGAAAAAGACAAGCATCAATAAAGTAGAGATCACTAAATTGATTTGAGCAAAGTAAACCAGTTCTTTCGAAAACAATTTAAGATTGGCATGCTTTTTCATGCGATGATAAGCTGCAGACAGAAGAGCATTGAAAACCATCAATCCAAGATAAAAGCTGTCATTTTCATGGCTGAATGCTGCCAGGGTATAACCAGCACATGCAGTCATGGCAAAATAAGCAAACCAGACAAAAAGACGTGAGCCCAGTTTATGTGCAAATACACAATACACTGGAAAGATCATTAAACTGCCAGCCGTTCCAAGTATATAGCGTCCTTCCCCATAAAAAGAAAGATACGGGCCAAGTAGTTCAAACCAGCCGACAGACAAAATAAATATGGGCAAAAATAAACTTCCAAGTACAATGAAAGCAAATGATGTTCTTTCAATTTTCAGCAGCTTTCCGGAAATAAACGCAAAGCCATAGAAAAGAAGGGAAACCACTGCAATGGATGCACTTTTCATGAAATTCGACATTGTCGCCCAGTTGCTTGTTGCCACAAAAAGTCCGCCGATCAGGAGCAGGATGACTCCAATATTCAGCAGCCAGGAAATGTTTCTTTCACGGATTTCTTCCTGAGATACCTTCTTTTTCAAAGTTTCTTTTGCCGGCAGAATAGCCTTTTGTCTATTTTCTTCTGCAGCTTTTGCCGCCTGAATGTGCTCTCTTTTCAGCTCTTCAAGGTCCTGATAGTACTGATGATGGGCTTTTAGAGTCATTTCATAATGTTCTGATGAAATATAGTCCTTCTCTTTCAATTTACTGAGTTCAGCATGAAATATGTCGTGATGATATTTTTCTGTTTGTGGGTTCAAGGGATCCACCTCTTTTAGATAGAATAATATTCGCTTGGTTCTATTAGTGTAATATTACACATTTTGAACACATAAATCAATCCCTATTTTAGCACTTATTACTTCGCAAGGAGCTTTATACAAACTTTATTTAATTATAGGAAAAAATGGTGTAATAAGGAAAATAAGTCGCAGGTTTGACCTGAATTCTAAGCTCCCAATTATTAAACCCCTTGATAAATAAGTATTTCCTCTCCCCTTTCTGCTGCAAAAAAAACCAAATATTATAGCTAATAATATTTCAAATAACAATTCTATCCCAAAAATATTTTTTCCATTATATTATTCTAGAATTAATTATTTTATTTGGAGGAACCATCATTGAAAAGACTAAGTATTGTTATAGCATCAATCCTTTTGCTCAGCCTGTTTCCGGCTGTCAGCCTGGCAGCTCCAAGCGATAAGGAAGTGGCTGAATTCCTGAAGGAAACAAATTGGTCTGAAGAAGGCTTGAATGACCACCTGGAATACTTTTGGGATATGAGTATTGAAGATTTCGAGACCATCGAAGAAATGATTGAATATCTTGGTGAGCCTATTACTGAAGAAAATCTTCAGCAGCTGCTGGCTGACTATGGTTTTGAAAATGAGGAGGAATTAACGGCACTGCTCATTGAGAATGGGGAAATGGAAGTGGCTGATGATGTTCGCGATGTTTTCAAATATATTGATGCATTGGATACAACTGTTTCTTTTTTAACCTATACAGGCACTGAAATTAACGACGAAACTCTAAAGCAGCTATTAAATGATTACGGACTTACAAAAGAGGAGCTCATTTCTCTGCTGGAGGAGAACGATGACTCACTTGAAAACTACGAATATATTGAGGATCTTGATATCATGGTTTCCATTTATCTAGACGGTGATGAAATGCCCGGTGAAGACGAAATGACTCAAATACTTGGAGACATTGATCTTACCGATGAAGAACTTGAAGCATTATTTGCACATTTTTTGACTTTGGATTTCGAGAATCCAGAATTGCTTAATAAAATGATGGACCTTGAAAGCCGGTTAATGGCATTTGGTGAATTTGACAGTGCCGACGACTTAACTGAAACAGAAATTGCTGATCTTATCAGCATTATGCAGGAAATGATGAAACTCTTCCAGCTTGATGCTGAGTTTTACCTTGTGAAAGATGGTGAAAAGATCCATTTAACAACAGCTGAAATGATAGCTTTAGAAGATACCAAAGGCTATGACCTGCTCATAGAGCTATATAATACACAAGGCCAGTTCCTGGCAGATATGATTATTACAGCTGAGATGTTCAGTTCTGAGCTAATAGAAGACACCGTGTCAGATATGAATCAGGCTGAAACAGTAATTAAAAAACAAAATCCTGATAAAGTGAAACAGGTTTCAAAGCATGTAAAAACTGTGAAAGGCGGAAAACTGCCAAACACAGCAGGAAACTATTTTGTAAGAGTTTTAGCAGGCATTGGACTTCTCCTAATAGGGATTGCCATTTTACTCAGACGGAAAGTGAAAGAGGCGTGATAAGAAAACCCACTTTAAAAGCAGTTATTGGTCTGGCTTTTATTTTGGGCGGGGTTTGGCTTGCCGCCTCAAATCTTATGCCATATATGAGTAGTCAAAAGACTACAGTCCATATAGAGTCCCCCAAAGGTAATATCAAAACAGAAGTGAAGTCCTCACAAAAAACAGAACCACATAGCCTTTACAGTGTCAGGCCAAAAGTGGGCGAAGAAATGGGCGTTTTGTCAATTCCGAAGATATCAGCGGATTTGCCAATCTTTCATGGCACAGATGAAGATGAGCTTGACAAAGGTGTTGGCCATTATGCAGGCAGCGTCCTCCCTGGAGAAGAAGACAATTCCGTCCTGTCCGGCCACCGGGATACCGTCTTTCGTAAACTTGGAGAAGTAATGAAAGGCGATCTTCTTGTCGTGAGTACTTCTGCCGGGGAATTTACCTATAAGGTGCGTAAAATCAGAATTGTCGATGCAGACGACAGAACCGTTATTGTTCCTAAACCTAGGGCAACTCTGACTGTAACCACCTGTTACCCTTTTAATTTTATTGGAGATGCACCACAGAGGTATATTCTGATTGGGGATTTAGTAAGAAACTAAAAAGCCCGCTTATTAGGCGGGCTCAGGGGGAGGCCGATTCCGGCCTTCCTTTTATCGCAGTCTAACGGGCAGTAAGACCCCACTTCAAGACTCAGAGGAATCAAAGGAGGTTAAGTGGGGGCAAACTGCCCGTAAAGGCCCGATTGGTTCAACTAACAATCAGTGGGGAAAAGGAACCCCACTGATTGAAGTTTCACTTTATTCTGTAATTGTGACTAACTTTACATCATCGAAATCGAATCGGTGATAGTGACCTTCAGTACATGTCAGTTCAACAAATCCTTCCAGATCTTTAATGCTCCCGATTACCTCGGATTTATTTTCAGCTTCAATCTCTTCTGTTACGGTAATGCCTTTTTCAAAAGTATAAATAACCTTAAACGTATTCATGTGTGAAAACTCTCCTTTCCCTATTTTTGTTCCCATCACTGCAGTGATTAAAACACAAAAATCAGTATTTCAGTTATTTTCCAATAGCCCATTTTAAACTCTTTCTATGGGAAGTTGATAGCATTAACTGTATCTGGTAAGGTAATAGCAAGAGCTAGCATTCTGCTATTCGACAGTTATCGGCTGATATCACCATGATTTCACACCTACTGACGCGTTCTAAAAATTGCTTCGACAAAATTTGATTTCTTTTCTTTGAGATGAATCTTAAAAAGGACACTTTTAGTTTACATAACAAAATTATAGTAAAAATCTAAGGTGATGAAAAAGGAGCCCACTATTAAGCGGACTCCTCTTCTCCATTATTCACCTAAATCAACATTATGATAAACACGCTGGACATCTTCCAGATCTTCAAGGGCGTCAATCAGCTTTTCAAATTGCGCCTGTGCATCAGCTTCCAGGGTGACTTCATTTTGCGGGAGCATTGTTAATTCAGCAACAGCAAACTCATTGATGCCTGCTGATTTGAATGCTTCCTGAACTGCATGAAACTGATCGGGCTCAGCATAAACAATTACCGTATCTTCTTCTTCCAGAATATCACGTGCGTCTACGTCTGCTTCCATTAGGATTTCCAGTACTTCTTCCTCTGATTTGCCTTCAATGCCGATAACAGCGGTTGAGTCGAACATATAGGAAACAGATCCGCTCACACCCATATTTCCGCCATTTTTTCCGAATGCAGCACGCACATTAGAAGCTGTACGATTTACGTTATTCGTTAATGCATCAACAATAATCATGGATCCGCTAGGCCCGAATCCTTCGTAGCGAAGCTCGTCATAGTTTTCTTCCGCTCCGCCTTTTGCTTTTTCTATTGCACGATCAATGATATTTCGTGGCACGTTATATGTTTTTGCACGCTCAAGCACAAATTTCAAGGCCTGGTTTGCTTCCGGATCAGGCTCCCCTTGCTTGGCAACCACATATATCTCAAGTGCAAACTTGGAATAAACACGGCTCGTATTTGCGTCTTTTGAGGCTTTCTTTTCTTTGATATTGTTCCATTTACGGCCCATATGTCCCACTCTCTTTCAACTTTGGATCAAGTAAGTAATAGAGTCTTCAGTATTCTGAAGATCTCTCACTAAATTATTATACATTAAGACACCTGTTTTTTTCGAGCATTGTTTCTTAATAATGACTCTTGGCTTCAAAAGAAAAAAGAGACACAAATGTGCCCCTGATCAACTCAACAGGATTCTTTCTAATACCTTTTGCACCTGATAGCCTTCTTTAAAGGATACCAATAGTGCTTTATCTCCTTTTATTGCTTTCAGGAGTTCTGCAGGAAGGCTGGTTTCCGGTTCATCAAGCTTTATAATTTCTCCGCTCTTTTCAGTGCCAGTTTGAACCAGAATACTCCAGTTCTGCATATCTAAAGTTCCTTTATCACCAAAGACTTTAAAAGACAAATGTTCTTGCTGCCCGATTCCAGCTATTCCGTTAAACACAACCGGAATTCCATCTGGCAGCGTTAATAAAGTCGAAAAACTTGTTTCACATAATCGGTCATCTTCAGGGTATTCAACAAAAGAATGGACATTATCCAATTCTCCGAAGGTATCGTGAATCATGTGAATGAAATGGGGCGCTACTTCCCTGATAAAGCCTCCCTGTTCCCTGCTTGATATCCAATCGTTCTGCTGCCATTCACGCGGCCATTGCTTAAACTGCAGGTGCAGTTCAACTTTCTTAATCTTACCCAGCTCACCATTATGTATATTATCCTTAAACAATTTAAAAGCTGGACTATATGCCATGGGAAAATTCATTGCATGTATGATCCCGGCATTCACAGCAGCTTCACACATTTCCTTGGCCTCTTCAATGGAATTGGCCAGAGGCTTCTCACAAAGAAGATGCTTGCCGCTCTTTATAATATCCATTGCGATTGTATGATGAAATTTTGGCGGAACACCTAAATAGATCAGCTTGATGGTTTCATCCTGAAGTACATTTAAATAATTGGTATGCATTGCTGCATCCGGCAGCTCAGCTTTAAATTTATCAAGTCGTTCAGCATTTCGATCACAAAGTGCTGCAATCTCAAACTCCTCATTCTGCCGAAATTGACGGAGTATTCTTTCCCCTACCGCACCCATCCCTATCAATCCAACTTTAATCTTTTCTCTCACATACTTCACCTTCTTATGAAAAATCATGTACTAAGTGAATTATAACGTTAATTGCAAATATTCAAAAGTCTAATTTATCGCAGTCTAACGGGCAGTAAGACCCCCTCTTTAAGACTCAGAGGAATCAAAGGAGGATAAATGGGGGTCAAACTGCCCGTAAAGGCCCGATTGGTTCAACTAACAATCAGTGGGGGATAAGGAACACCCCCACTGATTGAAGTTTCACTTTATCTTATAAGTTCTTAGAGTATGGACCAAAAATATACCGGCCAATAATTGGATAGAAAAATTTTGAATGGGGATAATAATTTTAATAAAACAATCAGGAGGTACCACCATTGGACCTGGATAAGGATATGCAATTTGAAATCACAAGTACATTCATGCCAAATCTTTACCGTTCCCAAACACTTAAAATTCTTGAGGTGACCCAGAACAGCGTTGTCATTCAAATGGACAGATCGAATGGACGCGGAGTTTTTCCTGCAGAAAACTTTCATTATTGGATTAAACGAGGCTCGCTTATAAAAATGAATGGCCACCATAAAAGAACCTCATAGAACACTTGGCCATTTTAATTTTTGCATCATATGGCGAGTGCCCAATTTAAATTAAAAGAGGCTGGCTCTATATCTGGAGCCAGCCCTTCTCTTATCGTTCGCATGCATAATTGTCCTTATCTCGATCATGCTTTGAGTCATATGCAGGGTGTGTAGATGGCACACCATTAGGATATACCTTTCTTAACTCTGTA includes the following:
- the paaA gene encoding 1,2-phenylacetyl-CoA epoxidase subunit PaaA, whose translation is MSEALFFQEMTEEQKYEQFMKRINAGEKIEADDWMPEDYRMTLIKLISMHGISEIMGALPEKEWVPKAPSLKRKLGIMAKVQDEMGHGQLLLRVAEDLMKPLGKTREDIMQDLFSGKLKFHNVFHMEAPTWGDAGLIGWLVDGAAIITQTNMLNASYGPYARALKRICAEEVFHAQHGEAIIMALAEGTDEQRAMVQDAVNRWWEALLMFFGPGDASTTGTSKQDTTIKYKIRTKTNEDLRQDFFTKYIPRVLSLGLTLPDETMHFDQERELWIYKQPDWNRFKDIIKNNGPKSQERLGLRRTAYDTNKWVREALNTAN
- a CDS encoding phenylacetate--CoA ligase family protein — protein: MILHDIETESRDKIEELQLDRLRQTVERVYNHVLFYQKKFLESNIAPQDVSSLDDIQKLPFTVKADLREHYPFGLFAVDKKEIVRLHASSGTSGKPTVVGYTRNDIEMWSNLIARAISLGGGEPGQILHNAYGYGLFTGGLGLHYGSEQLGMATVPVSGGNTERQIMLIQDFKPEVICGTPSYILNLAEKMEERGIDPASTSLKFGIFGAEPWSEEMRKALEAKLGIKACDIYGLSEVLGPGVAMECHEAQDGLHIAEDHFFAEVIDPIKMTPLPNGEEGELVFTSLTKEAFPVIRYRTGDIASLSKEKCACGRTTIRMSRVKGRIDDMLNVNGVNVFPSEIERCILQMPELAPHYQIHVHKKGSLKALELHAEWGEEFYRDMGEAEFVKKKIQEALKQNCFITFRLVLHPPKTLPRSEGKAVRVVNQAMVNSVT
- a CDS encoding processed acidic surface protein, with the protein product MKRLSIVIASILLLSLFPAVSLAAPSDKEVAEFLKETNWSEEGLNDHLEYFWDMSIEDFETIEEMIEYLGEPITEENLQQLLADYGFENEEELTALLIENGEMEVADDVRDVFKYIDALDTTVSFLTYTGTEINDETLKQLLNDYGLTKEELISLLEENDDSLENYEYIEDLDIMVSIYLDGDEMPGEDEMTQILGDIDLTDEELEALFAHFLTLDFENPELLNKMMDLESRLMAFGEFDSADDLTETEIADLISIMQEMMKLFQLDAEFYLVKDGEKIHLTTAEMIALEDTKGYDLLIELYNTQGQFLADMIITAEMFSSELIEDTVSDMNQAETVIKKQNPDKVKQVSKHVKTVKGGKLPNTAGNYFVRVLAGIGLLLIGIAILLRRKVKEA
- a CDS encoding class D sortase, which gives rise to MIRKPTLKAVIGLAFILGGVWLAASNLMPYMSSQKTTVHIESPKGNIKTEVKSSQKTEPHSLYSVRPKVGEEMGVLSIPKISADLPIFHGTDEDELDKGVGHYAGSVLPGEEDNSVLSGHRDTVFRKLGEVMKGDLLVVSTSAGEFTYKVRKIRIVDADDRTVIVPKPRATLTVTTCYPFNFIGDAPQRYILIGDLVRN
- a CDS encoding YebC/PmpR family DNA-binding transcriptional regulator → MGRKWNNIKEKKASKDANTSRVYSKFALEIYVVAKQGEPDPEANQALKFVLERAKTYNVPRNIIDRAIEKAKGGAEENYDELRYEGFGPSGSMIIVDALTNNVNRTASNVRAAFGKNGGNMGVSGSVSYMFDSTAVIGIEGKSEEEVLEILMEADVDARDILEEEDTVIVYAEPDQFHAVQEAFKSAGINEFAVAELTMLPQNEVTLEADAQAQFEKLIDALEDLEDVQRVYHNVDLGE
- a CDS encoding Gfo/Idh/MocA family protein, translating into MREKIKVGLIGMGAVGERILRQFRQNEEFEIAALCDRNAERLDKFKAELPDAAMHTNYLNVLQDETIKLIYLGVPPKFHHTIAMDIIKSGKHLLCEKPLANSIEEAKEMCEAAVNAGIIHAMNFPMAYSPAFKLFKDNIHNGELGKIKKVELHLQFKQWPREWQQNDWISSREQGGFIREVAPHFIHMIHDTFGELDNVHSFVEYPEDDRLCETSFSTLLTLPDGIPVVFNGIAGIGQQEHLSFKVFGDKGTLDMQNWSILVQTGTEKSGEIIKLDEPETSLPAELLKAIKGDKALLVSFKEGYQVQKVLERILLS